In Malania oleifera isolate guangnan ecotype guangnan chromosome 8, ASM2987363v1, whole genome shotgun sequence, a single window of DNA contains:
- the LOC131163001 gene encoding pyrophosphate-energized vacuolar membrane proton pump 1-like produces MGSDFFGLYAESSCAALVVASISSFGIHHDFTAMCYPLLISSIGILVCLVTTLFATDFFEIAAVKEMEPSLKKQLIISTILMTLGIRIVSWIALPPSFTIFNFGAQKVFKNWQLFLCVAVGLCAGLIIGFVTEYYTSNAYSPVHDVADSCRTGAATNIIFGLALGYKSVTSPIFAIAISIFVSFSFAAMYGIAVAAIGMLSTIATGLAIDAFGPISDNAEGIAEMAGMSHRIRERTDALDAAGNTTAAIGKGFAIGSAALVSLALFGAFVSCAGISTVDVLIPKVFIGLIVGAMLPYQFSAMKSVLSAIWKEIEQSESYLVCCMFEEAALLASSVLKRVCSDKSTQTKEDIQLLETIESAGMVLVQSWKELGRSSKILDELKELFSSVTDIPVSVLLASVCFQLAEGSSFGVQEFHEAFLNKWRYVDEQYYVLAGAEADIRNTAGCYGRFVLGVDKYLEVAEVYVVTLLGMVLNDIDLAVSWVENAALPEDHQQQQQQQHLHSPQLQQLQLQHLQPLQLPLQLQHHVPDMLQSSCLLLHHPTS; encoded by the coding sequence ATGGGGTCCGATTTTTTTGGCTTATACGCCGAATCATCTTGTGCAGCTCTTGTTGTTGCTTCCATATCATCCTTCGGAATTCATCATGATTTCACTGCAATGTGTTATCCTTTGCTTATTAGTTCCATAGGTATTCTTGTTTGTTTGGTCACCACCCTTTTCGCAACTGATTTCTTTGAAATCGCGGCTGTCAAGGAAATGGAACCATCATTgaagaaacaacttattatttccacCATCCTTATGACTCTGGGAATTCGAATTGTTAGCTGGATTGCCCTTCCACCATCATTCACAATCTTCAATTTTGGTGCTCAGAAGGTTTTTAAGAACTGGCAGCTGTTCCTGTGTGTGGCTGTTGGTCTTTGTGCTGGACTTATTATTGGGTTCGTGACTGAGTATTACACCAGCAATGCATACAGCCCCGTACACGATGTTGCAGATTCCTGCAGGACTGGAGCTGCCACCAATATTATATTTGGACTTGCCTTGGGATACAAGTCTGTCACAAGTCCTATTTTTGCCATTGCAATCAGTATTTTTGTTAGTTTCAGCTTTGCAGCCATGTATGGAATTGCTGTGGCAGCTATTGGAATGCTAAGCACCATTGCTACTGGATTGGCCATTGATGCTTTTGGCCCCATCAGCGACAATGCTGAAGGCATTGCTGAGATGGCCGGCATGAGCCATCGTATCCGTGAGAGAACTGATGCCCTTGATGCTGCAGGAAACACCACTGCAGCTATAGGAAAGGGATTTGCCATTGGATCTGCTGCACTGGTGTCTTTGGCACTGTTCGGTGCCTTTGTGAGTTGTGCCGGGATTTCAACAGTTGATGTCTTGATCCCAAAGGTCTTCATTGGTTTGATTGTTGGTGCAATGCTTCCATACCAGTTCTCTGCCATGAAGAGTGTATTAAGTGCAATTTGGAAAGAAATTGAGCAATCTGAGAGCTACCTTGTTTGCTGTATGTTTGAGGAGGCAGCATTATTGGCTTCTTCTGTTTTAAAGAGAGTATGCAGTGATAAATCTACTCAAACTAAAGAAGACATCCAGCTGCTAGAGACTATAGAATCAGCTGGTATGGTGTTAGTTCAATCTTGGAAGGAACTTGGCAGGTCTTCAAAAATACTTGATGAGCTTAAAGAATTGTTCAGTTCAGTTACTGATATTCCAGTTTCAGTTCTTCTTGCCAGTGTGTGTTTCCAGTTAGCAGAAGGGTCTTCTTTTGGTGTTCAAGAATTTCACGAGGCATTCTTGAACAAGTGGAGGTATGTGGATGAACAATACTATGTTCTTGCTGGTGCAGAAGCTGATATTAGAAACACAGCCGGATGTTATGGGCGTTTTGTGTTGGGCGTTGATAAATATTTAGAAGTTGCTGAGGTTTATGTTGTTACGCTTCTGGGGATGGTTTTAAATGATATAGACCTTGCTGTCTCTTGGGTTGAGAATGCTGCATTACCTGAAGACCaccaacagcagcagcagcagcaacatcTGCATTCGCCACAGCTTCAACAGCTGCAACTGCAGCATCTTCAGCCACTGCAGCTACCGCTGCAGTTGCAACATCATGTGCCAGATATGTTGCAATCAAGTTGCCTTCTGTTGCATCATCCAACTTCCTAG